GCCCCGGAGGAGTGCGCGGCCCACCTCGGCCTGACCGGCTGCCCGAGCCTGGCGCCCAGCACCATCACCGACGCGGCCGAGCTGACCGAGCAGCTGTCCCACGTGCGCGAGTCGGGCATCGCGCTGGAATTGGAGGAGTTCCAGCGCGGCCTGGGCTGCATGGCGGCCCCGGTGCAGAGCCGAGCGGGCGCGGTGGTGGCGTCGGTGGCGATCTCCCTGCCGGTCGCCGAACTGCGCAAGCGCCGCTGGCACCTGGAACGCGTGGTGCGCCACGGCGCCGCCCGCGTCACCCGGGCCCTGGCCCGCGCCAGACCGCACGCTCCCGGGCCGCGATGACGGCGGCTGAACCGGTGTGCGAGCACCGCCCCGCGTCCGCTAGACTGGTCAACGTTGCTTCGGGGTGTAGCGCAGCTTGGCAGCGCGCTTCGTTCGGGACGAAGAGGTCGTGGGTTCAAATCCCGCCACCCCGACAGGTGACCAGGGAGCGTTCTCCCTGGTCAAGGGTGGCCACCTAGTAGACAACCGCTACCGGGTGGCCACTCTTTTTTGTCCCGCGCGCACTGATGTGCATCGTCGCCACGGTCGGGCCCGGTCAGTGGCCACCGTCGGTCGGCGCTTCGCCGCCGCTCCCATGCCGTCCGGATTCCGGCGTGGTTGTCCGGCGCGAGGTGCGCATAGCGCAGCGCCGTCGAGCAGTCCTCGTGACCGATCAGTCGCTGAATCCCGGACGCTCGGCGCCGTCCTGCACGAGCCGCACGCGGGCGTGTGTCACCGGTTGCACGTTCACCCTGCGGACGGGAGCCCGACCATGAGCTCTTAGCGCTGTTCCCGGTACGCGAGCCTCCCTCCTGCGACGAGGACGACGAGCACCGCAGGGAGTACCCGCACCCCGGCTTTGACGCCATCGAAGAAAGGGGAACCGGGCGGTTCGAAACCGAAGGCGCCCCGGTACGGCCATCCGAGCGCGTTCTCCGTGGTGTGCAGGAGCGTGGCAGCCGGAACGCTGCCTCCCGTCCGGTTGAACAGCCACGTGTGGAAGAACGTCGCCGCCGTCACGCTGACGAGGAAGACCGCGTTTTCCGCCGCTCACTCCCGCGTGCCGAAGCCCAGGGGTAGATACCAGGCGAACCACATGAGTCCGACCAGGACGCTCGCGGCGAGCGGTCCCCTGCTCTGCTGCAGCCGGGGGAGTGCCGGGCCGCGCCAACCGAACTCCTCCCCCAGTCCGGCGAAGACGAAGATCAGCGCGAAGTTGACGGCCGCGGAGGTCACCGATCCGTCCGGCGAGCCCGCGTCGCGGCCGGTCGCCGTGCACCGCGTGCATGCTATCCGCCGCACCCGCCCCGGAGCATCCGGTCCCCGGCGCAGTGGTCGGCCGTGCCGCCGCAAGCCGCAAACATGGGGTGTCGTTGACCTGTCCGGCCGGTCCGCGGCCGGGCCGGAAACCTACGCTGAGTTCTGGTCGCGGCGAGTGCGCAGGGCTTCGCAGGGGCGACGGAAAAGGAGCCGGTCATGCCGATTCTGCAGATCGACCACAAGGTCAGCGACTTCGACGAGTGGAAGACGATCTTCGACCGGGATCCGCTGAACCGGAAGGAACGGGGGGTGCGCCGCCACCGCGTCGCCCATCCCGTCGACGACCGGAACCATCTCGTGATCGAGCTCGAGTTCGACAGCGTCGGCGAGGCGGAGGCATTCCTCGCCGCCCTCCGCGAGGACGTGTGGCGGCTGCAGGAGACGTCGCCGGCTCTCGTCGGCGAGCCCCGGACGCGGATCGTCGAGACGGTCGAGAGCAGGGAGTACTGACCGGGCCCGACCACCGGGTGCACGGCCGTCGGCCCCGGCCCCGGCCCGATGCGGGCGCGGCCCTCGCCCGATTGCACGGCGGCCAGGGGTGGGACTTCGGTGCGCTCATGGCAGCCGATTCCCTCGCGGTCTCGCGGTTCTTCCGGATGCGCCGGTGCGATCCGACCGGTCCCGGTCCCCGCGGCCCGGACCGGCCGGATCGCGGCCTCACGCGGGGTCAGCGCAGGTCAGCGCTGGGAGTAGTGCAGGGCGCCCTGCCAGTCGACCGCGACCACGGGCTCGTCGCCGACCACCCATGCGTCGTGCCCCGGCGGTATCTGCGCCACCTGGTCCGGGGTCACCTCGAACTCGGTGCCGTCGGCCATCCGCACCGCCAGGGTTCCCGACGCGTGATAGGCGAAGTGGGCGGTCATGCACAGCTCCGTGCCGACGAGCGGCTTGACGCACTCCGACCAGCGCCAGCCCGGTTCGAGCACGAGCCGCCCGATCGCGCGTCCGGCCACGTTCACCACTTCTATCCGCCCGCGGTCGAAGGTGCGCGTCTCGTCGGGCGAGGTGAAGTCGGCCTGCTCCGCGCCGCCCATGGCGGCCTCCTCCTCGTCCCATGCCTCGACGCCCGTCTGGCGCATGATGCGGCCGTTCGCGAGGTCCACCATCATGATGCCGAGCACCTTGGTCCCGTCGGGGTAGGTGCACAGCTCCTCGTAGGCGGCGTGGTCATCCTGCACGACGACGTTGCGCAACTCGTGCCGCATCTCGCGGCCGTAGACGTCGCGCAGCGCCTCGCTGATCTGGTCGCGGCCGCGCAGCGTCTGGGGCGCTCTCGGGGGCGAGTTCCGGTTGACGATCCGCATCTCGGCGTCGTCGGCGAAGAGGCGGAGCATCGCCTCGGCGTCCCGGTCCTCGATGGCGTGGCGTAACTCGGCCACGTCGAACGGCTGTTTCCTCTCCTCCATGATCGACATGTCGTCGCCTCCTTGTGGTGCATCCGCATGTCATGCCAAGCATGTGTCCGGTCGGCCACTCGTGTCCGTCAAGCCCAGACCATCTCTGCGTGAAGAACCCGGCGGGCGGGTTTCGACGGGGCGCGACGCGGTGACCCCGGCCGCTCGGGTCCGGGGGGCACTCGCCCCGCTGAGTGAGCGGCCGACCGTGTTCGCGGCACCGGGCGGGGCGGCCGGGGACGCCCGGGGAGATGTCGTCGCGGGGTGCCACGATGGTTCGGGAGACCGGTCGCGGCAGGGCACCGGCCGATCGATGAGGAGACCTCCCATGACCCCGCAGCAGTTCATCGACGCCGCGCTGTGGTTCCCCGAGGCCGTCGAAACCGAGCCGTTCGGGCCGGGGACGCTCGTGTACAAGGTCGGCGGCAAGATGTTCGCCCTGCTCGGCGACTCCGGCGGCGACCGCCCCGCTCGCGTCACGCTCAAGTGCGAGCCCGGTCTCGCGCTGGAGCTGCGCGCCGAGTTCCCGGCCGTGACCGCCGGCTACCACACCGACAAGCGGCACTGGAACACCGTCGTCCTGGACGGCACGGTGCCGGGCGACGAGCTGGTGGAGATGCTCAGACACTCCTACGAGCGGGTCGTCGCGGGGCTGCGCAAGGCCGACCGGGAGCGGCTGTTCGCCGTGCTGGGCGAGGACGCGCCCCCGCTGCCGTCCCGGTGAACGCGCACACGGCCGACCGGGGCGGCGGGGTGGGGCGCGGTCATGCCCGGGCGTAGGTCGTGACCGCCGCCCCGTTGCTGAAGGTGCGGGTGTCGACCAGCGTGAAGGGCAGCGGCCGGAACTCTCCGGTGAAAGCCGGGATTCCGGCGCCCACGGCCACCGGGTAGCGCTTGATGATCAGCTCGTCGATCTCGGGCAGCAGGGAGCCCGCCAGTTTCCCGCCGCCGGCCAGCCAGACGTCGAGGCCTTCCTCCTTCTTGAGCCGGCGCACCAGGCCGATCGGGTCGCCGGGGACCAGTTCCACCCCGGGGTCGGCGATCTCGGGGATGGTGGTGGAGACGACGTACTGTCGCAGGTGCGCGTACGGGCTGGTGACGTCGATGTCCAGCGCGGGCTGGTAGGTGCCGCGCCCCATCACGACGGTGTCGAAGCGCCGGTTGGCGGCGTCGATGCCCGACTGCGCGCGGATGTGGGTGGGGACGGTCTCGGGGACCCCGGCGCTGATGAACTCCATCATGTCGTCGGCCAGCGGGAAGAAGTCGATCTCCTCGCCCGGTCCGGCGATGAAGCCGTCGATGGTGGTGCCGACGTAGTAGCTGAGCTTTCGCATGCGCGCCTCTTTCACTCGGGCCGCGGGCCGGGAGAGCCGATCCAAACCGGTACGCTTGTAGTGCTCTGAGTGTAGTACTTTGCCTGTAGTGGTTTCAAGGTCTTTTCCGGAGGACGACGCATGGTTCGCAATCCGCAGCGGCGCGCGGCGCTCGTCGACGCCGCGATCGAGGTGCTGGCGCGCGAGGGCGCGCGCGGGCTGACCTTCCGCGCGGTCGACGCCGAGGCCGCGGTGCCCGCGGGCACCGCATCCAACTACTTCGCCGACCGCGACACCCTGTTCACCCAGGCCGGCGGCCGCATCTACGAACGGCTGCAGCCCGAACCGGCCCACATCGCCGAGAGCCTGAAGGGCCCGCGCGACCGCGCACGGGTCACGGAGCTGATGCGCGAACTGGTGGACCGGGTCTCCGCCTACCGGTCGGGCTACCTCGCCCTGCTGGAGCTGCGCCTGGAGGCCACCCGCCGTCCCGAACTGCGCGCCGTGCTCACCCGCAGGATCCGCGCCGACGTCGACGCCAACATCGCCTACCACCTGGACTCCGGCCTGCCGGGCGACGCCACCACGGTGGTGCTGCTCTACCTGGCCATGAACTGGCTGATCGTGGAGCGGCTCACGCTGCCCGACATCTTCCCGGAGGAGCGGATCCACGACCTGGTGACCGAGGTGGTCGAGCGCGTCCTGCCGCCCGATCCCCCCGGCCGCCCCGACGCTCGCCGATGACCGGACCGGGGCCGCCGGCGCCGCCGGACAGGCCGCCCCGCTCTCATTCCGACACGGTCGGCGCCCCGCCGGCCGACCACCACCGGATCGCCTCGGTGACCACCTCCGGCGGCACCTCGTGGTCGCCGGTGAACTCCCGGTAGGTGACCGAATGGCCGATGCGCTCCAGCTCGGGGACGAGCCGACGGCTGCACGCGTCGACGGACAGCACCCGATCGGCCGTGCCGTGCGAGACGAAGACCCGCGGGCGGCCGTGGCGGACGAGCGGGGCCATGAACCCGGGGGAGAAGGCGAGTACCGCATCGAAGAGGTCCCCGTTGGCCGCCCCCAGCGAGAGCGCATACGAGGCGCCGTCGGAGAAGCCGGCCACCGCCACCCCGGCCGGGACGATCGCGAACCGCTCGAAGACCTCACGCAGCGCCGCGTCGATCCGGCTCACATCCGGGCCGTACCCGTCCACGATCACGTCCCACGTCGACGCGGTGGCCTGCGGCGCGAGCAGCAGCCCGGCGTCCTCGGCGTGCGGGGCCAGCCACTCCAGCGCCTGCTCCGCCGCCCCTCCCGCCCCGTGCAGCGCCACGACCAGCCGGTGCGGGCCCGCGGCCGCGGGGACGCGCAGCAGCGCCCGCCCGTCCACGAGGTGCGTGCCCGGCTTCCGCGGGGATGCAGCGGGGACGGACGGGCGGGCGGCCAGTCGGCCGTGCCGCGCGCCCTCCTCGGGGGTCCGGTGGGGTGGGGACTCCTCCGGTATCGGCATCCCGGCCTCCTCCTGTCGTCTCTCCCGCTCCGACCCGCCTGCTCAGAACGGAGAGTGCCCCGCGGACGGCCGTCCAACCGGCGCGACGCGAGCGGCGCGGCGGTGGCGCGCGGTGGTTTGGCCGCATCGGCGCGAGGTAGAGGGGCCGCCATGCACCTGCCCGGGAGCGAGCAGACGGCGCGGCGCTTCGCGCTGCTCAACGTGCTCATCGGAATCACCGGCTTCACCGGTCCGGCGGTCACCGGGAACCGCGACGGGGTGGTCAACATCCGGACCGGGAAGCTGTTCGGCGTGTTCGGGATGAACTGGGCGCACGCGTCGCTGCACCTGGGCTTCGGCCTGCTCGGCCTCACCCGGTTCGCCCGGCCGCCGACGCGCTACATGCGGTTGACCGCCGGACTGTTCGGGGCGCTCACCGCCGCCTACGCGTGGATGTTCCGGGGCCGCCCCGGAGTCCACATGATGATGGGCATGGCGGTGAACCGCCCCGCCAACCTGGTCCACCTCACGTGGGCGGCCCTGGGGCTGCTGTACGGGCTGCGGCGGACCGACCGCATCGGGGCGGGGCGGGCCGCCGCAGGCCGCAGCCTCCGCGACGCGGCCGGGTGACGCGATCGTGGGAGACCGCCGCCGCGCCCGCCTCCAGGCCCCGCAGGACGCAGGCCGGCAGCACCACCCGGAAGAACACCAGGGGATGGCCGCCCGGCGCCCGAGGCGGTGACTACGCCGGTGCCGGTTTCCTGAGCAGTTCGACCAGGCTGGAGAGCTCCTCGGCGCCGTGGCCCTCGGCGACGCCGCGATCGAGGAGGGCCCGGACGGGGGCGAGCAGGCCGGCGTCGACGCCTTGGGCCCCGGCGGCATCGACGAGGTTGGGGAAGGCCGCGGCCTGCATCGCGAGGTTGGAGCCGACATCGGTGGCGTGGTCGCCCGTGTCCACCCGCTCCGCGAGCCGGGGCAGTTCCGTTGTCATGGCATTGAGCCACGGGACGAGCAGTGACGACGTGAACTCCGCGACCTCGGCCCGCTCCGTGCCGACCATGGCGACGGCCTGCAGGAAGCCGGCGAACATCCCGTACGCGCCGGTGAGCATGGCCAGGTCGTGGAGCGGCGCCAGCCCGGCGTCGGCGCCGAGGTGCCTGCCGGTGCCCAGGATCTCCAGCGTCCGCCGGTGGGCCTCGAAGGCGTCCGCCGATCCGCTGTACAGCAGGACGGATTCGGGGCTCCCGATCATCGGGGGGACGGCCATGATCCCGCCGTCGAGGTAGTCGGCGCCGCGCTCGGCCGCCCAGGCGGCCGTCCGGCGGGCCTGCTCCGGAGTCCCGTTGGTGAGGTTGACCAGGACCCGGCCCGACAGGGCCGCGCCCGCGGGACCGAGGACGTCGTGTACCGCCCGGTAGTCCAGCACGCACACGACGACCAGCGGACTCGCCGAGACCGCCTCGGTGGCCGTGGCCGCCCGGACCGCCCCCTCGGCGACGAGGCCGTCGGCCTTCTCCGGCGAGCGGTTCCACACGGTCGTCGGACGGCCGCTGTCCAGGAACGCGTTCGCCAGCGCCGCCCCCATCGCGCCCAGGCCGATGACCGTCACCGCGGAGCGGTCCCCGCCCGCCGCCGCGTTCTCTTCTGTTCCGATGCCCGCCGACCCGCCGACGCGGCCGGGGTTGCGTCCGTGCATTCCGTGCTCCAGTCCGATTCGTCCTGCCCCTGCTCATGGGCGCCACCGCCGCGAGCTCCCTCGGGAATCCCGGTCGCGGCGCGCTCTTTTCGATGCTCGCCCTTGTCCGCATCCAGGACAAGTACCTACTATTAAGTCAGGTACTTACCTTTTTGTAAGTAAGGGGGGCGGCATGGGCGAGAAGCCCTACACCTGCGGCCTGGACGCCGCGGTGGACGTCGTGGGCGGCAAGTGGAAACCACTGATCCTGTGGGCGCTGCACGCCCGGTACCGCCGCTTCGGGGAGTTGAAGCGGCTGGTGTCGGGCGTCAGCGAGAAGATGCTGATCCAGCAGTTGCGCGAGATGGAGGCCGACGGCCTCGTCCATCGCGAGGTCTACCGCGAGGTCCCGCCCAGGGTCGAGTATTCGCTGACCGAGTTCGGCGTCTCGCTCAACGACGCCCTGGCCCCCCTCGGCGAATGGGGCGAGCAGCACATGGAGAGGATCGCCGCCCGGCGGTGCTGACGGGCACCGCCCACCGGCCGCACCCGCACCCCATGGGGTCCGGCCTTCTCCGCGCATCGAAGCCCCGTCCGGATGCGCCCCCTCCTCGCAGCCGGCGCGTCGGAAGCAGGATGAGCGAGAGAGCAGGCGCCGAAGCCCGGCGGCGAGCGACTTCCGGGGCCCGGTGGGCAGCGGCCCCCGGAGCCCGGCGAGAGCCCGCCGAAGACCCGGCGGCCATCCCCACGTGCGTGGGGCTTGGGAAAATGGCACGCTTTTTTGGCACCCGTACGAAGGTTCATCCCCACGTGCGTGGGGCTTGGAGTTAATGACCTGCGGTTTTGTGGGGCGTTATCTTCGCGTTACCTTCTTGGTTCGAGCGGTTCC
This sequence is a window from Spinactinospora alkalitolerans. Protein-coding genes within it:
- a CDS encoding CPBP family intramembrane glutamic endopeptidase — protein: MTSAAVNFALIFVFAGLGEEFGWRGPALPRLQQSRGPLAASVLVGLMWFAWYLPLGFGTRE
- a CDS encoding nuclear transport factor 2 family protein, with translation MSIMEERKQPFDVAELRHAIEDRDAEAMLRLFADDAEMRIVNRNSPPRAPQTLRGRDQISEALRDVYGREMRHELRNVVVQDDHAAYEELCTYPDGTKVLGIMMVDLANGRIMRQTGVEAWDEEEAAMGGAEQADFTSPDETRTFDRGRIEVVNVAGRAIGRLVLEPGWRWSECVKPLVGTELCMTAHFAYHASGTLAVRMADGTEFEVTPDQVAQIPPGHDAWVVGDEPVVAVDWQGALHYSQR
- a CDS encoding MmcQ/YjbR family DNA-binding protein is translated as MTPQQFIDAALWFPEAVETEPFGPGTLVYKVGGKMFALLGDSGGDRPARVTLKCEPGLALELRAEFPAVTAGYHTDKRHWNTVVLDGTVPGDELVEMLRHSYERVVAGLRKADRERLFAVLGEDAPPLPSR
- a CDS encoding dihydrofolate reductase family protein, with protein sequence MRKLSYYVGTTIDGFIAGPGEEIDFFPLADDMMEFISAGVPETVPTHIRAQSGIDAANRRFDTVVMGRGTYQPALDIDVTSPYAHLRQYVVSTTIPEIADPGVELVPGDPIGLVRRLKKEEGLDVWLAGGGKLAGSLLPEIDELIIKRYPVAVGAGIPAFTGEFRPLPFTLVDTRTFSNGAAVTTYARA
- a CDS encoding TetR/AcrR family transcriptional regulator — encoded protein: MVRNPQRRAALVDAAIEVLAREGARGLTFRAVDAEAAVPAGTASNYFADRDTLFTQAGGRIYERLQPEPAHIAESLKGPRDRARVTELMRELVDRVSAYRSGYLALLELRLEATRRPELRAVLTRRIRADVDANIAYHLDSGLPGDATTVVLLYLAMNWLIVERLTLPDIFPEERIHDLVTEVVERVLPPDPPGRPDARR
- a CDS encoding alpha/beta hydrolase, encoding MPIPEESPPHRTPEEGARHGRLAARPSVPAASPRKPGTHLVDGRALLRVPAAAGPHRLVVALHGAGGAAEQALEWLAPHAEDAGLLLAPQATASTWDVIVDGYGPDVSRIDAALREVFERFAIVPAGVAVAGFSDGASYALSLGAANGDLFDAVLAFSPGFMAPLVRHGRPRVFVSHGTADRVLSVDACSRRLVPELERIGHSVTYREFTGDHEVPPEVVTEAIRWWSAGGAPTVSE
- a CDS encoding DUF4383 domain-containing protein, with amino-acid sequence MHLPGSEQTARRFALLNVLIGITGFTGPAVTGNRDGVVNIRTGKLFGVFGMNWAHASLHLGFGLLGLTRFARPPTRYMRLTAGLFGALTAAYAWMFRGRPGVHMMMGMAVNRPANLVHLTWAALGLLYGLRRTDRIGAGRAAAGRSLRDAAG
- a CDS encoding NAD(P)-dependent oxidoreductase; this encodes MHGRNPGRVGGSAGIGTEENAAAGGDRSAVTVIGLGAMGAALANAFLDSGRPTTVWNRSPEKADGLVAEGAVRAATATEAVSASPLVVVCVLDYRAVHDVLGPAGAALSGRVLVNLTNGTPEQARRTAAWAAERGADYLDGGIMAVPPMIGSPESVLLYSGSADAFEAHRRTLEILGTGRHLGADAGLAPLHDLAMLTGAYGMFAGFLQAVAMVGTERAEVAEFTSSLLVPWLNAMTTELPRLAERVDTGDHATDVGSNLAMQAAAFPNLVDAAGAQGVDAGLLAPVRALLDRGVAEGHGAEELSSLVELLRKPAPA
- a CDS encoding winged helix-turn-helix transcriptional regulator, whose product is MGEKPYTCGLDAAVDVVGGKWKPLILWALHARYRRFGELKRLVSGVSEKMLIQQLREMEADGLVHREVYREVPPRVEYSLTEFGVSLNDALAPLGEWGEQHMERIAARRC